One genomic segment of Sediminispirochaeta bajacaliforniensis DSM 16054 includes these proteins:
- a CDS encoding sigma-54-dependent Fis family transcriptional regulator, with protein MSLLVIAPYPDLLQQAQEVAAQHSSEIIVVQGDLENGLKRAMQITESHDIDLIISRGGTASLLKKQLNKIVIEIRVTGYDLLRAIYPHFIANKRIALVGYENIIYGVRSISDILDAYLGIFTITQSIDVESVIEKAIRWGTDIIIGDAVSIGLGRKKGIEVQLIKSGKEAIENAVQEALQLREQMIEKIATLQRMDSIIEHSENGIIYIDSNREIKQVNSVATKCLQKSAEQLLNKKIDQTCLHETIKQCLSQRNSGDKGTVVKLGAKTAYIETVGLQVGDKNEGTIAFIQDIGKIQKLEAQIRRELSNKGLRAHYSFDKMITSDPANKLIIEKAKQYSLTDSTILLLGETGTGKEFFAQSIHNFSPRKNGPFVAVNCAALPDTLLESELFGYTEGAFTGANKGGKQGLFEMAHLGTIFLDEINEMNIQLQARFLRVLQEKEIMRVGDNKVISVDVRVIAASNKNLYKEVISGKFRSDLYYRIKVLDIGVLALRDKPQDIYPLFKYFIHHFSEKYGYTLPHFPKDFTDQLTLYPWPGNIRELKNFSEKFVILSSVNNSPQKLVDELFVHDESLKNSSTETGAKDLKAVEQDYIQSVLERVNYNMSKAAAILGINRSTLRRRLNEDSERE; from the coding sequence ATGAGTCTTTTAGTAATTGCTCCCTATCCTGATTTGTTGCAGCAAGCGCAGGAGGTTGCGGCGCAGCACAGTTCGGAGATTATCGTTGTACAAGGTGATCTTGAGAATGGGCTTAAGCGGGCGATGCAGATCACGGAGTCCCACGATATCGATTTAATCATAAGCAGAGGAGGAACGGCTTCCCTCCTAAAAAAACAATTAAACAAGATTGTCATTGAAATACGAGTGACAGGTTATGATCTTTTACGTGCCATATATCCACATTTTATTGCAAATAAACGTATTGCCTTAGTTGGCTACGAGAATATTATCTACGGGGTACGAAGCATAAGCGATATTCTCGATGCCTATCTGGGAATTTTCACCATCACACAATCGATAGATGTCGAAAGTGTCATAGAGAAAGCAATCCGATGGGGCACCGATATTATCATCGGTGATGCTGTCTCCATTGGTCTCGGCCGAAAAAAAGGGATTGAAGTACAGCTCATAAAATCCGGAAAGGAAGCAATCGAAAATGCCGTCCAAGAAGCTTTGCAGCTACGGGAGCAAATGATCGAAAAAATTGCGACCTTGCAACGTATGGACTCCATCATTGAACATTCCGAAAATGGTATCATCTATATTGATTCCAATCGTGAAATCAAGCAGGTCAATAGTGTTGCGACCAAGTGTCTTCAGAAAAGTGCGGAGCAGCTGTTGAACAAGAAGATCGATCAGACCTGCCTGCATGAAACAATCAAACAGTGTCTTTCACAGAGGAATAGCGGTGACAAGGGAACCGTTGTCAAACTTGGAGCAAAGACCGCCTACATAGAAACTGTAGGGCTCCAAGTAGGAGACAAAAATGAGGGAACCATCGCCTTCATCCAAGACATTGGTAAGATTCAGAAACTTGAGGCTCAAATCAGAAGGGAATTATCAAATAAGGGACTGAGAGCTCACTATTCCTTCGATAAGATGATTACAAGTGACCCAGCAAACAAGCTGATCATCGAAAAGGCAAAACAATACAGCCTTACTGATTCAACGATTCTCTTGTTAGGGGAAACAGGGACGGGGAAAGAGTTTTTTGCGCAAAGCATCCATAATTTTTCTCCGAGGAAAAACGGCCCTTTTGTTGCTGTCAATTGTGCGGCTCTGCCTGATACGCTTCTGGAAAGTGAATTGTTCGGCTATACCGAAGGTGCTTTTACCGGGGCCAACAAGGGAGGGAAACAGGGACTCTTTGAGATGGCACACCTTGGAACCATTTTCTTGGATGAGATAAACGAAATGAACATACAACTTCAAGCTCGTTTTCTCCGGGTCTTGCAGGAAAAAGAGATTATGCGAGTCGGAGATAATAAGGTCATCAGCGTAGACGTCCGGGTGATTGCCGCATCAAATAAAAATCTTTACAAAGAGGTCATATCCGGAAAGTTCCGAAGCGATCTTTATTATCGGATAAAAGTTCTCGACATCGGGGTATTGGCATTGCGAGATAAGCCCCAAGACATCTATCCGCTTTTTAAATACTTCATCCATCACTTTTCCGAAAAATATGGATATACGCTCCCTCACTTTCCTAAAGATTTTACAGACCAGTTAACGTTATATCCGTGGCCAGGCAATATACGAGAATTAAAAAATTTCAGTGAAAAATTTGTCATCCTTTCCTCGGTTAACAATTCACCACAGAAGCTTGTTGATGAGTTGTTTGTACATGATGAATCTCTCAAAAACAGCAGTACCGAAACAGGCGCAAAGGAT